One Acetoanaerobium noterae genomic region harbors:
- a CDS encoding FeoA family protein has protein sequence MKTLSDLKVGETAIIDSINVTGILKRRMIDMGITKGCEIKVEKFAPLGDPIDIRVKDYHIAIRKSDAKNIIVK, from the coding sequence ATGAAGACGCTTTCTGATTTAAAGGTAGGCGAAACAGCTATAATTGACAGCATAAATGTCACAGGAATTCTAAAAAGAAGAATGATAGATATGGGAATAACTAAAGGCTGTGAGATAAAAGTAGAAAAATTTGCTCCTCTAGGCGACCCTATAGATATAAGAGTTAAGGATTACCATATAGCAATTAGAAAATCAGACGCAAAAAATATCATTGTAAAATAA
- the feoB gene encoding ferrous iron transport protein B: MTISHITMALAGNPNSGKTTLFNALTGARQYVGNWPGVTVEKKEGKLKFEDKNLILVDLPGTYSLSPYSMEEIIAKNYVINEKPDVVVNIVDASNIERNLFLTMQLLELGRPTVIALNMMDVAKAKGYEIDITKLSMELGVPVVPIIASKSEGINELISRAITEADVKNQTMPQKMQAFVNKLEEKISGITDPELAEETKTDYTYEYIEGIIKSAVKKPSSHKITTSDKVDSVLTHKYLGLPIFALVMFFTFFFTYDLAGNVLNGMLDEFITGIVAPTAEAGLMAIGAQDWLISLVVDGIIGGVGGVIIFVPNVACLFLMISLMEDTGYMARVAFIMDRAMRGIGLSGKAFIPMVLGLGCSVPAIMSTRTLESQKDRLTTTLITPFVSCSARLPVYTLFAAAFFPGNEKYIVFSLYVLGVVVAILVGLIFKKTIFKADETPFIMELPPYRFPSIKNLALHVWDRVKGYIAKAGTLIFGASVVLWFLLGFNMSGPSEINQSFGASIGKFFAPMLSTAGFGNWQAALSLFTGVIAKEIVISNMAIIYGIGESAGDFASALSGTFSTLSAYAFMVFVLLYTPCVAVMGVVKRETNSYKWTAFSILYQLFVAWLVATLVYQVGSFFI, translated from the coding sequence ATGACTATTAGCCACATAACTATGGCTCTGGCAGGAAACCCTAACAGCGGTAAGACCACTTTATTCAATGCTCTAACTGGTGCTAGACAATATGTAGGAAACTGGCCAGGGGTGACAGTAGAAAAAAAAGAGGGAAAACTGAAATTTGAAGATAAAAATCTAATTCTTGTTGATTTACCTGGTACCTACAGTCTTTCTCCATACTCTATGGAGGAAATAATTGCCAAAAATTATGTCATAAACGAAAAGCCCGACGTAGTTGTAAATATCGTCGATGCTTCTAATATAGAAAGAAATCTCTTCCTTACGATGCAGCTTCTAGAGCTAGGTCGTCCTACTGTTATCGCCCTTAATATGATGGATGTCGCAAAAGCAAAAGGTTATGAAATTGATATAACTAAGCTATCAATGGAGCTTGGAGTACCAGTTGTGCCTATAATAGCCTCAAAAAGCGAAGGCATAAACGAGCTTATAAGCAGGGCTATAACTGAAGCTGATGTAAAAAATCAAACTATGCCTCAAAAAATGCAGGCTTTCGTAAACAAATTGGAAGAGAAAATTTCTGGTATTACTGACCCAGAGCTAGCAGAAGAAACAAAAACTGATTATACCTATGAATATATTGAAGGCATTATAAAATCAGCTGTAAAAAAACCTTCATCTCATAAAATCACTACGTCTGACAAAGTAGACTCTGTACTTACGCACAAGTACTTAGGGCTACCTATCTTTGCACTGGTGATGTTTTTTACTTTCTTTTTCACCTATGACCTTGCAGGAAATGTTCTAAACGGAATGTTAGATGAGTTCATCACAGGAATAGTAGCCCCTACAGCCGAGGCTGGACTTATGGCTATAGGCGCTCAAGACTGGCTTATCTCTCTTGTAGTAGATGGAATTATAGGCGGTGTAGGTGGTGTAATAATATTTGTTCCAAACGTCGCTTGCTTGTTTCTGATGATATCTCTTATGGAAGATACAGGCTACATGGCTAGAGTTGCCTTTATTATGGATAGAGCTATGAGGGGCATAGGCTTAAGCGGAAAAGCATTTATTCCTATGGTTCTAGGTCTAGGTTGTAGTGTTCCAGCTATCATGAGTACACGTACCCTTGAAAGTCAAAAGGATAGGCTTACAACTACCCTTATCACTCCATTTGTTTCTTGCTCAGCCAGACTTCCAGTTTATACATTGTTTGCTGCAGCTTTCTTTCCAGGAAATGAAAAATACATAGTGTTTTCGCTTTATGTTCTTGGAGTAGTAGTTGCTATCTTAGTAGGCTTAATATTTAAAAAAACTATATTTAAAGCAGATGAGACCCCTTTTATCATGGAGCTTCCTCCTTATAGATTTCCTAGCATAAAAAACCTAGCTCTTCACGTATGGGATAGAGTAAAGGGATATATAGCAAAAGCTGGTACTCTTATCTTTGGAGCCTCTGTTGTACTTTGGTTCTTATTAGGCTTTAATATGTCAGGCCCTAGTGAAATAAATCAAAGTTTTGGAGCTAGTATAGGTAAATTCTTTGCTCCTATGCTATCTACTGCTGGCTTTGGAAACTGGCAGGCTGCACTTTCCCTATTTACAGGTGTAATTGCAAAAGAAATAGTAATATCAAACATGGCTATAATATATGGAATAGGCGAATCAGCTGGAGATTTTGCTTCTGCTCTTTCTGGAACCTTTAGTACTCTTTCAGCCTATGCCTTTATGGTGTTTGTCCTACTATATACACCTTGCGTTGCTGTAATGGGAGTTGTAAAAAGAGAGACAAATTCCTACAAATGGACTGCTTTTTCAATTTTATATCAGCTATTTGTAGCTTGGCTAGTCGCAACTCTAGTATATCAAGTAGGCTCTTTTTTCATATAA
- a CDS encoding FeoA family protein yields the protein MPLSMVSSNQEVIISDVIASAELKQKLMNMGFTKGCKLYVLQGLTKGSIMVKVRDSKVVLNASTAHKIQCS from the coding sequence ATGCCGCTTTCAATGGTAAGCAGTAACCAAGAAGTAATTATATCTGATGTAATTGCAAGTGCTGAATTAAAGCAAAAGTTAATGAATATGGGCTTTACTAAAGGCTGTAAGCTCTATGTGCTTCAGGGACTTACTAAAGGCTCTATAATGGTAAAGGTTAGAGATTCAAAGGTAGTGCTAAACGCATCTACTGCTCACAAAATCCAGTGCAGTTAG
- a CDS encoding sirohydrochlorin cobaltochelatase translates to MKKGILVASFGTTYISTREKTIGAIEEKIAKAFPDFEVRRAFTSSMVRKRILKNEGIHVDDVDEALSKMKEEGFEEVYVASLHIIAGHEYKKVSHSINRFKDDFKVIKGAKPLLYSKAHYDEAVDAIAKLMPELSENEALVLMGHGSDHAANAAYVMLYHMLERNPLTSHVYLGTVEGYPEAEDILEELEGQGYEKLYLLPFMIVAGDHAINDMASDEEDSWKSFFESNGYGVEPILKGLGEFEPISEMFIKRLKDSM, encoded by the coding sequence GTGAAAAAAGGTATTTTGGTTGCTAGCTTTGGAACGACATATATATCAACTAGAGAAAAAACAATAGGTGCAATAGAAGAAAAAATAGCTAAGGCATTTCCTGATTTTGAAGTGAGAAGAGCATTTACATCTTCTATGGTTAGAAAGCGTATATTAAAAAATGAAGGCATTCATGTCGATGATGTGGATGAGGCACTTTCTAAAATGAAGGAAGAGGGCTTTGAAGAGGTATATGTGGCTTCATTACATATAATAGCAGGCCATGAATATAAAAAGGTGAGCCACAGTATAAATAGATTCAAGGATGATTTTAAGGTTATAAAAGGAGCAAAGCCGCTTCTTTACTCAAAAGCTCACTACGATGAGGCAGTGGATGCCATTGCAAAGCTTATGCCAGAACTAAGTGAAAATGAAGCCTTAGTACTTATGGGACATGGAAGCGACCATGCAGCAAATGCAGCCTATGTAATGCTATACCATATGCTTGAGAGAAATCCACTTACTTCACATGTTTATTTAGGGACTGTGGAGGGCTATCCAGAGGCAGAGGATATACTGGAGGAATTAGAAGGTCAAGGCTATGAAAAGCTATACCTGCTTCCATTTATGATAGTGGCTGGAGATCATGCAATTAACGATATGGCATCTGATGAAGAGGATTCTTGGAAATCATTTTTTGAGTCAAATGGATATGGTGTAGAGCCTATATTAAAAGGGCTAGGAGAGTTTGAGCCAATATCAGAAATGTTTATTAAAAGACTTAAAGACTCTATGTAA